Proteins encoded within one genomic window of Nordella sp. HKS 07:
- a CDS encoding LysR family transcriptional regulator → MIRIEQAFKGDINSYLQQEEIRVQVRSNIVTKADPARSPLRFTLRQLLYFVAAGETRSVKQAAERLNISQPSISTAIAQIEAEFDIQLFVRHHAQGLSLTPAGVRFLQAAKTLLDQAEELHNVADEVAGSVSGPLNIGSFRTYAPLIISEVCKGFLDQFPRVKLHVSEGDEASLVARLRRAEISIAVTYSQNIPEDIDFEPLAKLPTYALLPADHEFVSKAPLHLRDLVDLPFILLDLPLSREYFMSLFLRENLAPNILTRTEYPEAIRSYVASGFGYSLATARPRNKAALNGKPLAYVPLAGNYPPMVFGLATLKGLRKTSITQAFEHHCRNVISTNQMPGMAPLG, encoded by the coding sequence GTGATACGCATTGAACAGGCCTTCAAAGGTGACATAAACTCGTATCTCCAGCAGGAGGAGATACGTGTCCAAGTCCGGTCGAATATTGTGACGAAAGCCGATCCGGCGCGATCGCCGCTACGCTTTACACTGCGGCAACTTCTATATTTCGTCGCGGCCGGCGAAACCAGGAGCGTCAAGCAAGCCGCCGAGCGGCTGAACATCTCGCAGCCTTCCATTTCAACCGCCATCGCGCAGATCGAAGCCGAATTCGATATCCAGCTCTTTGTGCGCCATCACGCGCAAGGCTTGTCGCTGACCCCGGCCGGCGTGCGCTTCCTGCAGGCGGCCAAGACGCTCCTCGACCAGGCCGAGGAACTGCACAATGTCGCTGACGAGGTGGCGGGCTCGGTCAGCGGTCCTTTGAATATCGGCTCGTTCCGCACCTATGCGCCGCTTATCATCTCGGAAGTCTGCAAGGGCTTCCTCGACCAGTTCCCGCGCGTCAAATTGCATGTCTCGGAAGGCGACGAGGCCTCGCTCGTCGCAAGGCTGCGCCGCGCCGAGATCAGCATTGCGGTGACCTATTCGCAGAACATTCCGGAGGATATCGATTTCGAGCCGTTAGCGAAGCTGCCGACCTATGCCCTGCTGCCGGCCGATCACGAGTTCGTGTCAAAGGCTCCGCTCCATTTGCGCGACCTTGTCGACCTGCCCTTCATCCTGCTCGACCTGCCCTTGAGCCGCGAATATTTCATGTCGCTCTTCCTGCGCGAGAATCTGGCGCCCAATATCCTCACGCGGACCGAGTATCCGGAAGCCATCCGCAGCTATGTGGCGAGTGGCTTCGGCTATTCGCTGGCGACGGCGCGGCCACGCAACAAGGCGGCCCTCAACGGCAAGCCGCTCGCTTATGTGCCGCTGGCCGGCAATTATCCTCCGATGGTGTTCGGCCTCGCAACGCTGAAGGGACTGCGCAAGACCAGCATCACCCAGGCCTTCGAGCACCACTGCCGCAATGTGATCTCGACCAATCAGATGCCTGGCATGGCGCCGCTCGGCTGA
- a CDS encoding type II 3-dehydroquinate dehydratase, translating into MSRIFRALIVNGANTNLYGVDPSGVYGAKTLADIEAGCRAVTATQGLTLDFRQSNHEGQLIDWIHAARQSEDGIIINAGSLTYTSIGLLDALSAFAKPVIEVHMTNIYRREPFRHHSFISKAATGIIAGLGPDGYELAVMAMARLLKREAK; encoded by the coding sequence ATGAGCCGAATATTCAGGGCTTTGATCGTCAATGGCGCCAACACCAATCTCTATGGTGTCGACCCGAGCGGCGTCTATGGCGCCAAGACATTGGCCGACATCGAGGCCGGCTGCCGCGCCGTCACCGCGACACAGGGCCTCACGCTCGATTTCCGCCAGTCGAATCACGAGGGCCAGCTGATCGACTGGATCCACGCGGCGCGCCAGAGCGAGGACGGCATCATCATCAATGCCGGCAGCCTGACTTACACATCGATCGGCCTGCTCGACGCCCTTTCCGCCTTCGCCAAGCCGGTCATCGAGGTGCATATGACCAATATCTACCGGCGCGAGCCGTTCCGGCATCACTCCTTCATCTCCAAGGCGGCGACGGGAATCATTGCAGGGTTAGGTCCTGACGGCTACGAACTGGCTGTCATGGCCATGGCACGGTTGTTGAAGAGAGAGGCGAAGTGA
- a CDS encoding glyoxylate/hydroxypyruvate reductase A: MKREALVFYSPTDDPTAWRDALAAELPDLDFRLSAQPGDTSEIHYALVWKPPTGFFAPYPHLRLVTNLGAGVDEIVGRNDLPDVPICRLSDPGMVQLMTSYVLFAVLRYARDIPSFERSKARGKWEFIHPRPFAEIKVGLLGLGDLGAAAATALANLGFTVSGWSRTQKQLAHVNCVSGAGALDGFLAANEILVCMLPLTPETHGLLDKRRLALLPEGAKLINVSRGQVVDEAAMIEALRSRRIAEATLDVFVKEPLPEGHPLWALDNVLITPHLASNTTPAIAARDVAESIRRIRRGEEPLHRVDPKRGY, from the coding sequence ATGAAGCGCGAGGCGCTGGTTTTCTATAGTCCAACCGACGATCCAACAGCCTGGCGGGACGCGCTCGCGGCCGAACTGCCCGACCTCGACTTTCGTCTGAGCGCGCAGCCGGGCGACACGTCCGAGATCCACTACGCCCTCGTCTGGAAGCCACCGACGGGCTTCTTCGCACCCTATCCTCATCTCAGGCTGGTGACCAATCTCGGCGCCGGCGTCGATGAGATCGTCGGCCGCAATGACCTGCCTGACGTCCCCATCTGCCGCCTGTCCGATCCGGGCATGGTCCAGCTCATGACGAGCTATGTGCTCTTCGCCGTCCTGCGCTATGCCCGCGACATTCCCTCCTTCGAGCGCTCCAAGGCGCGCGGCAAATGGGAGTTCATCCATCCGCGCCCGTTCGCCGAGATCAAGGTTGGCCTTCTGGGGCTCGGCGATCTCGGCGCGGCGGCGGCAACGGCATTGGCCAATCTCGGCTTCACGGTCTCGGGCTGGAGCCGCACGCAGAAGCAGCTGGCGCATGTGAACTGCGTCTCGGGCGCCGGCGCGCTCGATGGGTTCCTTGCCGCAAATGAGATCCTCGTCTGCATGCTCCCCTTGACGCCCGAGACGCACGGGCTGCTCGACAAGAGACGGCTCGCACTGCTGCCCGAAGGCGCCAAGCTTATCAATGTCTCACGTGGCCAGGTCGTCGATGAAGCGGCCATGATCGAGGCCTTGCGCAGCCGCCGCATCGCCGAGGCGACGCTCGATGTCTTCGTCAAGGAGCCGTTGCCGGAAGGCCATCCGCTTTGGGCGCTCGACAATGTGCTGATCACGCCGCATCTCGCCAGCAACACCACCCCGGCCATCGCGGCGCGTGATGTCGCCGAGAGCATCCGGCGCATCCGCCGGGGCGAAGAGCCGCTACACCGCGTCGATCCGAAGCGGGGCTACTGA
- a CDS encoding oleate hydratase, protein MLLTTGSQAADLSAGSMTAAPKPVGTGRSWALWKRLAEEHKGFGNPDAFFGAPRIVDSRWVTFTVTTTGTEFIDQMTRLTRSDPGSGGLLTLKDSGWVLSVSIFLQPEILDQPQGTSVWWGYGLYPERQGTFVKKRMDQCTGEEILGELLRHLRFEKSDAIMKSSICIPCNMPYVNNIWLVRRHGDRPPVVPEGATNLGLIGQYVEIPKDIAFTFEYSTRTAWEAIYRLLKRGPPPPPVYQGQFDPKGVWAAFKVFLGLGP, encoded by the coding sequence GTGCTGTTGACGACCGGGTCGCAGGCGGCTGACCTTTCGGCGGGATCGATGACCGCGGCGCCGAAGCCGGTGGGCACCGGGCGGTCCTGGGCGCTGTGGAAGCGCCTGGCTGAGGAGCACAAGGGCTTTGGCAATCCGGACGCGTTCTTCGGCGCCCCCCGCATAGTCGACTCGCGCTGGGTGACATTCACGGTCACCACGACGGGTACGGAATTCATCGATCAAATGACCAGGCTGACCCGCAGCGACCCCGGAAGCGGCGGGCTTCTGACCTTGAAAGACTCAGGGTGGGTGCTGTCGGTCTCGATCTTCCTCCAGCCGGAAATCCTCGATCAGCCCCAGGGCACGTCTGTCTGGTGGGGCTATGGGCTCTATCCCGAACGCCAAGGCACTTTCGTGAAGAAACGCATGGATCAATGCACGGGCGAGGAGATCCTAGGGGAATTGCTGCGCCATCTTCGGTTCGAGAAATCGGACGCGATCATGAAGTCATCGATCTGTATTCCCTGCAACATGCCCTATGTGAACAACATCTGGCTGGTGCGCAGGCACGGCGACAGGCCACCTGTAGTGCCGGAGGGGGCGACCAATCTCGGACTCATCGGCCAGTATGTGGAGATTCCGAAAGACATTGCGTTCACCTTCGAATACTCAACTCGCACCGCCTGGGAGGCCATTTACCGCCTCCTCAAGCGTGGCCCTCCGCCGCCGCCCGTCTATCAGGGCCAGTTCGATCCGAAGGGTGTGTGGGCGGCTTTCAAAGTGTTTCTAGGTCTCGGGCCCTAG
- a CDS encoding oleate hydratase, whose product MKAHLIGGGFGGLAAAALLIRNAGVAGQDITIYEADERLGGGFFLDGSPQSGYNLPGSIFDREFRCAFDLLATIPTEANPKISVKEQLFTFNREHPFDDQTHIVDRDLRTVHGPRYGLSWSDGFALARLSLTPEAWLDGRRIEEFFSPKFFETEFWLLWSTLMGSLPQHSVVEFRRYMNRFVYLFPDLSTMAHVLRSPFNQHEAFVKPLVAWLEPRRVNFLTGTFVKDIGFESSPGRITVNRLDYERGGAAALGHRRAGGYRAVDDRVAGG is encoded by the coding sequence ATGAAGGCGCATCTCATCGGTGGCGGGTTTGGCGGATTGGCGGCGGCGGCGTTGCTCATCCGGAATGCAGGCGTTGCCGGGCAGGACATCACGATCTACGAGGCGGATGAGCGGCTGGGCGGCGGGTTCTTTTTGGACGGCAGTCCCCAGAGCGGCTACAACCTGCCTGGCTCTATTTTTGATAGGGAATTCCGCTGTGCTTTCGACCTGCTCGCAACAATTCCCACGGAAGCCAACCCCAAGATTTCAGTCAAAGAGCAACTCTTCACTTTCAACAGGGAGCACCCATTCGACGACCAGACACACATCGTCGATCGCGACCTCCGTACCGTGCATGGCCCGCGTTACGGGTTGAGCTGGAGCGACGGCTTTGCACTCGCGCGGCTCTCGCTCACGCCCGAAGCGTGGTTGGACGGGCGGCGGATAGAGGAGTTCTTCTCTCCGAAGTTCTTTGAGACGGAATTTTGGCTGTTATGGTCGACGCTCATGGGGTCGCTACCTCAGCATAGCGTCGTCGAATTCCGCCGCTACATGAACCGCTTCGTCTACTTGTTCCCCGACCTCTCGACCATGGCGCACGTTCTGCGCTCGCCCTTCAACCAGCACGAAGCGTTCGTAAAACCCCTGGTCGCTTGGCTGGAGCCGCGCCGCGTGAACTTCTTGACCGGCACTTTCGTCAAGGACATCGGCTTCGAATCGTCGCCCGGCCGGATAACCGTCAACCGACTCGACTACGAACGTGGGGGCGCCGCGGCCCTCGGTCATCGTCGCGCCGGAGGATATCGTGCTGTTGACGACCGGGTCGCAGGCGGCTGA
- a CDS encoding IS110 family transposase, which yields MQAVTTIGFDIAKSVFQVHGIDADGQGVIRQRLKRSRVLGFFRKLSPCVVGIEACASSHHWSRELQALGHTVRLMPPAYVKPYVKRQKNDAADAEAICEAVQRPSMRFVPTKTPDQQACLMLHRTRHLFIRQQTALINAIRAHLAEFGIVAPVGRNGVEKLLDVVADPDDGRVPEIARECLEALGRQLWQLKRQILTFDQHINAWHRSNETSRRLDELPGVGPALATALVASIPDPRAFRSGRDFSAWIGLVPKQNSSGGRERLGNITKQGDRYLRSLFCAGALAVIRYAKIHGTKHRPWLAKLLERRPTKVAAIAFANKIARMAWAMMAKGERYREPVALAR from the coding sequence ATGCAAGCGGTGACGACAATCGGTTTCGACATTGCGAAGTCTGTTTTCCAGGTTCACGGCATTGACGCAGACGGCCAGGGGGTTATTCGCCAGCGTCTCAAGCGGTCACGGGTTCTCGGTTTCTTCAGGAAGCTTTCGCCTTGTGTGGTTGGTATCGAGGCATGCGCGTCCTCGCACCACTGGTCGCGCGAGTTGCAGGCACTCGGGCACACGGTTCGATTGATGCCGCCGGCCTATGTGAAGCCGTATGTGAAACGCCAGAAGAACGATGCGGCCGATGCCGAGGCCATTTGCGAGGCGGTGCAGCGGCCAAGCATGCGGTTCGTGCCGACCAAGACACCCGACCAGCAAGCCTGTCTGATGCTCCACCGTACGCGGCATCTGTTCATTCGCCAGCAGACTGCGCTGATCAATGCGATCCGCGCCCACCTTGCCGAGTTTGGCATTGTCGCACCAGTCGGCCGCAATGGCGTCGAGAAGCTGCTCGATGTGGTTGCCGATCCCGACGATGGACGCGTGCCCGAGATTGCGCGCGAGTGCCTGGAGGCACTGGGCCGTCAACTATGGCAGCTGAAGCGGCAGATCCTGACGTTCGACCAGCATATCAACGCCTGGCATCGCTCAAACGAGACCAGCCGTCGGCTCGACGAACTCCCCGGGGTCGGTCCGGCGCTGGCAACCGCGCTGGTCGCCAGTATTCCCGATCCGAGGGCGTTTCGCTCGGGACGCGACTTCTCAGCCTGGATTGGGCTGGTGCCGAAGCAGAACTCCAGTGGAGGCAGGGAGAGGCTTGGCAATATCACCAAACAGGGCGATCGATACCTGCGCTCGCTGTTCTGTGCTGGCGCGTTGGCGGTGATCCGATACGCGAAAATCCACGGCACCAAGCATCGGCCATGGCTTGCCAAGCTGCTGGAGCGGCGGCCGACAAAGGTGGCCGCGATCGCGTTCGCCAACAAGATTGCCCGCATGGCCTGGGCGATGATGGCCAAGGGCGAGCGTTACAGGGAACCCGTCGCGCTGGCTCGCTAG
- a CDS encoding NAD(P)-dependent oxidoreductase, translated as MLPEGAKLTNVSRGQVVDEAVMIEALRSGRIAEATLDVFVQEPLPEGHPLWSLDNVLITPHLASNTTPAIAARDVAESIRRIRWGERPLHHVDPKRGY; from the coding sequence TTGCTGCCCGAAGGCGCCAAACTTACCAATGTCTCGCGTGGCCAAGTCGTCGATGAAGCGGTCATGATCGAGGCCTTGCGCAGCGGCCGCATCGCCGAGGCGACGCTCGATGTCTTCGTCCAGGAGCCCTTGCCGGAAGGCCATCCGCTATGGTCGCTCGACAATGTGCTGATCACGCCGCATCTCGCCAGCAACACCACCCCGGCCATCGCGGCGCGCGATGTCGCCGAGAGCATTCGGCGCATCCGCTGGGGCGAACGGCCGCTTCACCACGTCGATCCGAAACGGGGATATTGA
- a CDS encoding histone-like protein 2 gives MRRAVKRKAVKGALKRRAVKKAVVRKAVKRRAVKKAVVRKAVKRRVVKKAIARKALKRRAVKKAIARKAIKRAIVKRALRQAIVARALSETGGGSGSE, from the coding sequence GTGAGACGTGCGGTAAAGAGGAAAGCCGTCAAGGGCGCCTTGAAGAGGCGCGCCGTCAAGAAAGCCGTCGTTCGCAAAGCCGTGAAGCGTCGGGCGGTCAAGAAAGCCGTCGTTCGCAAAGCCGTGAAGCGTCGGGTGGTCAAGAAGGCCATCGCGCGCAAAGCCTTGAAGCGTCGGGCGGTCAAGAAGGCCATTGCGCGCAAAGCCATCAAGCGTGCAATCGTCAAGCGGGCGCTCCGGCAAGCGATCGTTGCTCGCGCGCTCAGCGAAACGGGCGGTGGTTCGGGCTCCGAATGA
- a CDS encoding LysR substrate-binding domain-containing protein: MAEAPDNSPDPALRQRFLNGMGLAACTVNVVTTEGQAGRHGVTVSAMASVSADTSRPTLLVCVHHLSPAAQAIIDNGIFCVNVLRDDQSFISDCFAGRFKTPDGNKFSCTSWTTLATGAPRVVDALAAFDCRILSAQKIGTHYVIIGSVEEIFALDRGSPLIYANRAYGTPSRIDTRRDGQSEDVESVRLGAFHTFGPHVVPQVLSRLAARGRQIDLKLVEGDHRRVLEAIKAGDVDLALIYDFNLGDQIETELLTELQPYVLLAENHPLARESALPLATLANEPLILLEPPPSGEYFLSLFSERGLTPHIRFRTASFEMARSLVAGGFGYSLLSTKPAATMSYDGNALVTRPLADETRPSQVVLARRAHTELGAGAEVFAAECRGLFGVAN; the protein is encoded by the coding sequence ATGGCCGAAGCTCCAGATAATTCTCCCGATCCGGCGCTCCGGCAGCGCTTCCTGAATGGCATGGGGCTTGCCGCCTGCACGGTCAATGTCGTCACCACCGAGGGCCAGGCGGGCCGCCATGGCGTCACCGTATCGGCGATGGCCTCGGTTTCGGCCGACACGTCGCGCCCGACGCTGCTCGTCTGTGTGCATCATCTGAGCCCGGCGGCGCAGGCGATCATCGACAACGGCATCTTCTGCGTGAATGTGCTGCGCGACGACCAGTCCTTCATCTCCGATTGCTTCGCCGGACGCTTCAAGACGCCGGACGGCAATAAATTCTCCTGCACCAGTTGGACCACGCTCGCCACCGGTGCGCCGCGCGTCGTCGACGCGCTGGCCGCCTTCGATTGCCGCATCCTGTCGGCGCAGAAAATCGGCACGCATTATGTGATTATCGGCAGCGTCGAGGAGATATTCGCCCTCGATCGCGGATCACCCTTGATCTATGCCAACCGCGCCTACGGCACGCCGTCGCGCATCGACACCCGGCGCGACGGTCAGTCGGAAGACGTGGAATCGGTCCGGCTTGGCGCCTTTCATACTTTCGGCCCGCATGTGGTGCCGCAGGTGCTGAGCCGCCTCGCCGCCCGGGGCCGCCAGATCGATCTCAAGCTGGTCGAAGGCGACCACCGGCGCGTTCTCGAGGCGATCAAGGCCGGCGATGTCGATCTCGCCCTCATCTATGATTTCAATCTGGGCGACCAGATCGAGACCGAGCTTCTCACCGAACTTCAACCCTATGTTCTGCTCGCCGAGAACCATCCGCTGGCGCGGGAGAGCGCCTTGCCGCTGGCGACGCTGGCAAACGAGCCCTTGATCCTTCTCGAGCCGCCGCCGAGCGGGGAATACTTCTTGTCGCTGTTCAGCGAGAGGGGGCTTACGCCCCATATCCGCTTTCGCACCGCGTCCTTCGAGATGGCGCGCAGCCTCGTCGCCGGCGGCTTCGGTTACAGCCTTCTGTCGACGAAACCGGCGGCAACCATGTCCTATGACGGCAACGCGCTGGTGACGCGGCCCCTGGCGGATGAGACACGGCCGAGCCAGGTGGTCCTGGCGCGCCGCGCGCACACTGAACTTGGCGCCGGCGCTGAAGTTTTCGCGGCGGAGTGCAGAGGTCTCTTCGGCGTGGCAAACTGA
- a CDS encoding ABC transporter ATP-binding protein, whose amino-acid sequence MNKNNRLGGTGGDSGHSVDIVEVTKTFANVTAVHKASLSIRKGEFMTLLGPSGCGKTTLLNMVAGFETQSSGAIHIDGKDISSVPPYMRETGMVFQSYALFPHMNVFDNIAFGLRMRKLPARQVQAEVERALDMVKLSGMEGRRVRQLSGGQQQRIALARAIVIRPKVLLLDEPLSALDKNLRLQMQVELKELHQKTGLTTIFVTHDQGEALSLSDRVVVMNRGEVQQVSAPIELYTQPANGFVASFIGEINALPRARCQKQGQDLRFEVCPEITLNGRQLARQEIKDGQMVHIFIRPEHIEIAGPRSVGANIIKGNVAAHIYQGTHTQTRVNVAGIGLIELRTKGATAIDQAPLGSEIALSVALDEAVILPA is encoded by the coding sequence ATGAATAAGAACAACCGGCTAGGTGGTACCGGCGGGGACAGCGGCCATTCGGTGGATATCGTCGAGGTGACGAAGACCTTCGCCAATGTCACCGCCGTGCATAAGGCTTCGCTTAGCATTCGCAAGGGCGAGTTCATGACGCTCCTCGGCCCCTCGGGCTGCGGCAAGACCACGCTCCTCAATATGGTGGCGGGCTTCGAGACGCAGAGCTCGGGCGCCATCCATATCGACGGCAAGGACATCTCCAGTGTTCCGCCCTATATGCGCGAGACCGGCATGGTGTTCCAAAGCTATGCGCTCTTCCCGCATATGAATGTCTTCGACAATATCGCCTTCGGCCTGCGCATGCGAAAACTGCCGGCCAGGCAGGTCCAGGCCGAGGTCGAGCGGGCCCTCGACATGGTGAAGCTCTCCGGCATGGAGGGGCGGCGGGTGCGCCAGCTCTCGGGCGGCCAGCAGCAGCGCATCGCTCTGGCGCGCGCCATCGTCATAAGGCCGAAAGTGCTGCTCCTCGACGAGCCGCTCTCCGCGCTCGACAAGAATCTGCGTCTGCAGATGCAGGTCGAGCTCAAGGAGCTGCATCAGAAGACCGGCCTCACCACCATCTTCGTGACCCATGATCAGGGCGAGGCGCTCAGCCTGTCGGACCGCGTGGTAGTCATGAATCGCGGTGAGGTGCAGCAGGTCTCGGCGCCGATCGAGCTCTACACCCAGCCGGCCAACGGCTTTGTCGCCTCCTTCATCGGCGAGATCAACGCCTTGCCTAGAGCGCGCTGCCAGAAGCAGGGCCAGGATTTGCGCTTCGAGGTCTGTCCGGAGATTACCCTGAACGGCCGGCAGCTGGCGCGCCAGGAAATCAAAGACGGCCAGATGGTCCATATCTTCATCAGGCCGGAGCATATCGAGATCGCCGGGCCCCGGAGCGTGGGCGCCAATATCATCAAGGGCAATGTCGCCGCGCATATCTATCAAGGCACGCATACGCAGACCCGGGTCAATGTTGCGGGAATAGGCCTGATCGAACTGCGCACCAAGGGGGCAACGGCGATCGACCAGGCACCACTCGGTTCAGAGATCGCGCTCTCGGTGGCGCTCGACGAGGCCGTCATCCTGCCGGCTTGA
- a CDS encoding ABC transporter permease, protein MWRQTLFWLVVSCILFYMTIPAIVVVMTSFNPGEILSFPPEGFSLRWYEKALTYPDFRAAFQTGLIIALISSTLALAVGTAFAFLVVRYAFPGKSLLEGILSSPLIIPHFTTGFGFLLLGARLSLTQTLTIIIITHVVLVLPFVARAVYVSLLNIDPNLERSAANLGASPLMVLSRITIPLIIPGMAGGWLVAAILSLTEFSASLYVTASRTQTLPVAMYNYMREYTDPTVAAVSALLIISTMLILLVANHFLGLRKVLAIDSH, encoded by the coding sequence ATGTGGAGACAAACACTGTTCTGGCTGGTCGTCAGCTGCATCCTGTTCTACATGACGATCCCGGCGATCGTCGTGGTGATGACATCGTTCAATCCGGGCGAGATCCTGTCCTTCCCGCCCGAGGGCTTCTCGCTGCGCTGGTATGAGAAGGCGCTCACTTATCCGGATTTCCGCGCTGCTTTCCAGACCGGCCTCATCATCGCCTTGATTTCCTCGACGCTGGCGCTCGCCGTCGGCACGGCCTTCGCCTTCCTGGTCGTGCGCTATGCTTTCCCGGGCAAGAGCCTGCTCGAGGGTATCCTGTCCTCGCCGCTGATCATCCCGCATTTCACCACGGGCTTCGGCTTCCTGCTGCTCGGGGCGCGATTGAGCCTCACCCAGACGCTCACCATCATCATCATCACCCATGTGGTGCTGGTGCTGCCCTTCGTCGCCCGCGCCGTCTATGTGAGCCTGCTCAATATCGATCCCAATCTCGAGCGCTCCGCCGCCAATCTCGGCGCCTCGCCCTTGATGGTGCTGAGCCGCATCACCATACCCCTCATCATTCCGGGCATGGCCGGCGGCTGGCTGGTGGCGGCGATCCTGTCGCTCACCGAATTCTCGGCCTCGCTTTATGTCACGGCGAGCCGCACCCAGACGCTGCCCGTCGCCATGTACAACTACATGCGCGAATATACCGATCCCACGGTCGCCGCGGTCTCGGCGCTGCTCATCATCTCCACCATGCTGATACTGCTGGTGGCCAATCACTTCCTCGGCCTGCGCAAGGTCCTCGCGATAGATTCTCACTGA
- a CDS encoding ABC transporter permease, with protein MSKRPFLIPFLVPAILVAVIFLAALAEILQYSFREFIPGSLDVGGFTLDNFARIYRPVYFMAVVNTFVLSLATAFFTLILSYPIAFALVRTKVEWIRTLLILLSITPLFTGEIVRTYAWMLVLGTNGFLNTVLMNLGIIAEPVTFMYTRAGVVIALVQFAMPVMIIILATAISHINTDYEKAAANLGAPPATVILRVIIPLTMPGIVSGFIVIFAWTMSAFATPQLIGGGKVLMISNAIYLQGFSALNFPFAATLSVIALISAFASLALMKLVAGRLERQTAIH; from the coding sequence ATGTCCAAGCGCCCCTTCCTCATCCCGTTCCTGGTTCCGGCCATACTCGTCGCGGTCATCTTCCTCGCGGCGCTGGCTGAGATCCTGCAATACAGTTTCCGCGAATTCATCCCCGGCTCTCTCGATGTCGGCGGTTTCACGCTCGACAATTTCGCCCGCATCTACCGGCCGGTCTACTTCATGGCGGTCGTCAATACCTTCGTGCTGAGCCTCGCCACCGCCTTCTTCACGCTGATACTGTCCTATCCGATCGCCTTCGCGCTGGTGCGTACCAAGGTCGAGTGGATCAGAACGCTCCTCATCCTGTTGTCGATCACGCCGTTGTTCACCGGCGAGATCGTGCGCACCTATGCGTGGATGCTGGTGCTCGGCACCAATGGCTTCCTCAATACGGTGCTCATGAATCTCGGCATCATCGCCGAGCCCGTCACCTTCATGTATACGCGCGCCGGTGTCGTCATCGCGCTGGTCCAGTTCGCCATGCCGGTGATGATCATCATCCTCGCCACCGCCATCAGCCATATCAATACCGATTACGAGAAGGCCGCCGCCAATCTGGGCGCTCCGCCCGCGACCGTCATCCTGCGCGTGATCATCCCCCTCACCATGCCCGGGATCGTCTCCGGATTCATTGTGATCTTCGCCTGGACGATGAGCGCCTTCGCCACCCCGCAGCTCATCGGCGGCGGCAAGGTTCTCATGATCTCCAACGCCATCTATCTGCAGGGCTTCTCGGCCCTGAACTTCCCCTTCGCCGCCACGCTCAGCGTGATCGCGCTGATCAGCGCTTTCGCCAGCTTGGCGCTCATGAAACTCGTCGCCGGCCGCCTCGAGCGGCAGACGGCGATCCACTGA